The following coding sequences lie in one Portunus trituberculatus isolate SZX2019 chromosome 12, ASM1759143v1, whole genome shotgun sequence genomic window:
- the LOC123502673 gene encoding LOW QUALITY PROTEIN: four-jointed box protein 1-like (The sequence of the model RefSeq protein was modified relative to this genomic sequence to represent the inferred CDS: inserted 1 base in 1 codon; deleted 4 bases in 2 codons), with translation MLAAAEYPSIRPAMWRGWRGPATTPSRCYLPQSWPVYRLQRLVSLAVCVLAVLLLCLVAFVLLQAAPRPPGQLGRDERTAEDEGQLFRMDDSYNSDSALDEYEDEEDDEELVMSEDYEEDEEYEYNPEFDMSYFDFSIKDDGAGGGAGAQVQESRRQEQEATTFRTPVMRASWAQLPLPPLRLVGREGLEVVRDGVMFSPDVEAKLKDPGMSDEDVGRLLWQLRSRKVTELRDPSWERCGRPKNQWVRFSGSVAACARYRYPDDHLLLGEVLSFYLARLLQISRVPPATLARPDHPRWTAAAPQMERAGWGAAPVVVLTPWLPDLVRDYMPASLHHALATNTTLGMATEDTWGTDGGAGERSHHPQLRDVSESELVRLLQWSDLLLFDFLTANYDRVAYMLDAAEGEGRPDVLVGTVHNLVLNRATGGLWLLDNESGLVDGYSVLYGNGDPTQATRFASFHRKLLRSMCLFRRTTIGAVLGLSAHPKPHELLVEFXEDNEPLLYLLPDPLRHQPFLSRLSDRLQEVRAWVAECARKAVAAGVSVRKRGN, from the exons ATGCTGGCTGCTGCTGAGTATCCCTCCATCCGCCCCGCCATGTGGAGGGGGTGGCGGGGCCCTGCGACCACTCCCTCCCGGTGCTACCTGCCGCAGTCCTGGCCCGTGTACCGCCTGCAGCGCCTCGTCAGCCTGGCCGTGTGTGTCCTGGCGGTGCTGCTGCTCTGCCTCGTGGCCTTTGTGCTGCTGCAGGCGGCCCCGCGTCCCCCAGGA CAGCTGGGCCGCGACGAGAGGACAGCAGAAGACGAGGGGCAGCTGTTCAGGATGGACGACAGCTACAACAGCGACAGTGCCTTGGACGAatacgaggacgaggaggacgatgaggagcTGGTGATGAGCGAGGActacgaggaggacgaggagtacgAGTACAATCCGGAGTTTGACATGAGTTACTTTGACTTCTCCATCAAAGACGACGGTGCAGGTGGCGGGGCGGGAGCGCAGGTGCAGGAGAGCAGGCGC CAGGAACAGGAGGCTACAACCTTCAGGACACCGGTGATGCGGGCGTCGTGGGCTCAGCTGCCGCTACCGCCGCTCCGCCTGGTGGGTCGCGAAGGCCTGGAGGTGGTGCGGGACGGGGTGATGTTCTCGCCGGACGTGGAAGCAAAGCTGAAGGATCCCGGCATGAGTGACGAGGACGTGGGGCGCCTCCTGTGGCAGCTCAGGTCCCGGAAAGTGACGGAGCTGCGGGACCCGAGCTGGGAGCGCTGCGGCCGCCCGAAGAACCAGTGGGTGAGGTTCTCCGGCAGCGTGGCGGCGTGCGCCCGGTACAG GTACCCTGATGACCACCTGCTGCTTGGAGAAGTGCTCAGTTTCTACCTGGCGCGGCTTCTGCAGATCAGCCGAGTGCCTCCCGCCACCCTCGCCCGGCCAGATCATCCCCGCTGGACCGCCGCGGCGCCACAGATGGAGCGTGCGGGCTGGGGTGCCGCTCCGGTGGTGGTCCTCACCCCGTGGCTGCCTGACCTGGTGCG GGACTACATGCCAGCCAGCCTGCACCACGCCCTCGCCACTAACACAACGCTGGGGATGGCTACTGAGGACACCTGGGGCACTGACGGAGGCGCTGGAGAACGCTCACATCACCCACAACTAAGGGACGTGTCGGAGAGCGAGCTGGTGCGTCTTCTGCAGTGGAGTGACCTGCTGCTGTTTGACTTCCTGACGGCGAACTATGACCGGGTTGCTTACATGCTGGACGCCGCGGAAGGAGAAGGGCGGCCCGATGTGTTGGTGGGAACTGTGCATAATCTG GTACTAAACAGAGCCACAGGTGGACTTTGGCTGCTGGACAACGAGTCAGGGCTGGTGGATGGGTACTCTGTCCTTTACGGCAATGGAGACCCGACGCAGGCCACACGGTTCGCCTCCTTCCACCGAAAACTCCTCCGCTCTATGTGTCTCTTCAGAAGGACCACGATAGGAGCAGTTCTGGGACTCTCCGCGCATCCTAAACCACATGAGCTGCTGGTGGAGT GCGAGGACAATGAGCCGCTTCTGTACCTCCTCCCTGATCCCCTCCGCCACCAACCCTTCCTCAGCCGCCTCTCAGATCGCCTGCAGGAGGTACGGGCGTGGGTGGCGGAGTGTGCGCGGAAAGCTGTAGCGGCGGGTGTGAGTGTTAGAAAGCGTGGGAATTAA
- the LOC123502674 gene encoding nuclear envelope integral membrane protein 1-like isoform X1, translated as MDSRRLLYLSFSIIFLSASLTQALDKIPGIDPGRGRDGMPGQHPHPREATPSPHQAEAKDYYRMQAGRELIIVADSKNPLYVFCYHGERKMLTTFFKTIELRVDIVGDNFHHYEGSNATEVKQKHSEASWFTFYPWRQRVFRLELYKESCVGIETASGYKVALRTRWVDFWRVVVLVGSVVLFFTASHLAHNTFFHYTTGISLGVVGSLLIVVYVVARMVPKKSGAVTLMVGGWGLTVYLLQYLWQNFVSIVKEHQAVAVGYVVVAGLVSFAVVYRYGPLTDQRSINLVQWSMQLVALLGIFFSSQYREATLGLVLVMVTYHCVPDKWKAKAQTYWRRRFPPKVRPLTEEEYIQQGNYETRRALEELRTFCHSPKCDAWKTISRLQSPQRYVQFVGGPQRGQSTTTKRERFAEFVEGGSHLDDEAILAYESNHLTPLRDEDLLTTDDEDEVEEEQRGPT; from the exons ATGGACTCACGCCGCCTCCTGTACCTCTCTTTTagcattatcttcctctctgcctccctgacTCAAGCCTTGGACAAGATTCCCGGCATAG ATCCAGGGAGAGGGCGGGATGGTATGCCTGGCCAGCACCCACACCCACGCGAGGCAACCCCGTCCCCACACCAAGCAGAGGCTAAAG ATTACTACCGCATGCAGGCTGGGAGGGAGCTGATCATTGTGGCAGACTCCAAGAACCCTCTCTATGTGTTCTGCTACCATGGTGAACGCAAGATGCTCACCACCTTCTTCAAAAccatagag CTTCGTGTGGACATAGTGGGGGACAACTTCCACCACTATGAGGGCAGCAATGCTACTGAGGTGAAGCAGAAACACAGCGAGGCATCCTGGTTCACCTTCTACCCGTGGCGCCAGCGAGTGTTCCGCCTGGAGCTGTACAAGGAGTCGTGTGTGGGTATAGAGACAGCCAGCGGGTACAAGGTGGCTCTCAGGACGCGAT GGGTTGACTTCTggcgtgtggtggtgctggtgggatCTGTGGTGCTGTTTTTCACTGCGTCACACCTGGCACACAACACCTTCTTTCACTACACCACTGGCATCTCCCTGGGTGTGGTGGGCTCGCTTCTCATTGTGGTGTATGTGGTGGCTCGTATGGTGCCCAAG AAGTCCGGAGCAGTGACCCTGATGGTGGGTGGCTGGGGACTCACTGTCTACTTGCTGCAGTACCTCTGGCAGAATTTTGTGTCCATTGTAAAGGAACATCAGGCTGTGGCAGTGG GGTACGTGGTGGTGGCAGGCCTGGTGAGCTTTGCCGTGGTGTACCGGTACGGCCCCCTGACAGACCAGCGCTCCATCAACCTGGTACAGTGGAGCATGCAGCTTGTGGCACTCCTGGGTATCTTCTTCAGTAGCCAGTACCGGGAGGCCACACTGGGCTTGGTGCTGGTCATGGTCACCTATCACTGTGTGCCAGACAAGTGGAAAGCAAAGGCACAGACATACTG GAGGAGACGCTTTCCCCCGAAGGTGCGGCCACTCACGGAGGAGGAGTACATACAGCAGGGGAACTATGAGACTCGGAGGGCCCTGGAGGAGCTGAGAACCTTCTGCCACTCCCCCAAATGTGATGCCTGGAAAACCATCTCTAGGCTCCAGTCCCCACAGAG ATATGTACAGTTTGTTGGGGGTCCTCAAAGGGGGCAGAGTACCACAACTAAGAGGGAAAG ATTTGCCGAGTTCGTGGAGGGCGGATCACACCTGGATGACGAGGCAATCCTGGCGTACGAAAGCAACCACTTGACTCCGCTGAGGGACGAGGATCTGCTCACCACCGACGAcgaggatgaggtggaggaggagcagcgggGACCAACGTAG
- the LOC123502674 gene encoding nuclear envelope integral membrane protein 1-like isoform X2: MDSRRLLYLSFSIIFLSASLTQALDKIPGIDPGRGRDGMPGQHPHPREATPSPHQAEAKDYYRMQAGRELIIVADSKNPLYVFCYHGERKMLTTFFKTIELRVDIVGDNFHHYEGSNATEVKQKHSEASWFTFYPWRQRVFRLELYKESCVGIETASGYKVALRTRWVDFWRVVVLVGSVVLFFTASHLAHNTFFHYTTGISLGVVGSLLIVVYVVARMVPKKSGAVTLMVGGWGLTVYLLQYLWQNFVSIVKEHQAVAVGYVVVAGLVSFAVVYRYGPLTDQRSINLVQWSMQLVALLGIFFSSQYREATLGLVLVMVTYHCVPDKWKAKAQTYWRRRFPPKVRPLTEEEYIQQGNYETRRALEELRTFCHSPKCDAWKTISRLQSPQRFAEFVEGGSHLDDEAILAYESNHLTPLRDEDLLTTDDEDEVEEEQRGPT; encoded by the exons ATGGACTCACGCCGCCTCCTGTACCTCTCTTTTagcattatcttcctctctgcctccctgacTCAAGCCTTGGACAAGATTCCCGGCATAG ATCCAGGGAGAGGGCGGGATGGTATGCCTGGCCAGCACCCACACCCACGCGAGGCAACCCCGTCCCCACACCAAGCAGAGGCTAAAG ATTACTACCGCATGCAGGCTGGGAGGGAGCTGATCATTGTGGCAGACTCCAAGAACCCTCTCTATGTGTTCTGCTACCATGGTGAACGCAAGATGCTCACCACCTTCTTCAAAAccatagag CTTCGTGTGGACATAGTGGGGGACAACTTCCACCACTATGAGGGCAGCAATGCTACTGAGGTGAAGCAGAAACACAGCGAGGCATCCTGGTTCACCTTCTACCCGTGGCGCCAGCGAGTGTTCCGCCTGGAGCTGTACAAGGAGTCGTGTGTGGGTATAGAGACAGCCAGCGGGTACAAGGTGGCTCTCAGGACGCGAT GGGTTGACTTCTggcgtgtggtggtgctggtgggatCTGTGGTGCTGTTTTTCACTGCGTCACACCTGGCACACAACACCTTCTTTCACTACACCACTGGCATCTCCCTGGGTGTGGTGGGCTCGCTTCTCATTGTGGTGTATGTGGTGGCTCGTATGGTGCCCAAG AAGTCCGGAGCAGTGACCCTGATGGTGGGTGGCTGGGGACTCACTGTCTACTTGCTGCAGTACCTCTGGCAGAATTTTGTGTCCATTGTAAAGGAACATCAGGCTGTGGCAGTGG GGTACGTGGTGGTGGCAGGCCTGGTGAGCTTTGCCGTGGTGTACCGGTACGGCCCCCTGACAGACCAGCGCTCCATCAACCTGGTACAGTGGAGCATGCAGCTTGTGGCACTCCTGGGTATCTTCTTCAGTAGCCAGTACCGGGAGGCCACACTGGGCTTGGTGCTGGTCATGGTCACCTATCACTGTGTGCCAGACAAGTGGAAAGCAAAGGCACAGACATACTG GAGGAGACGCTTTCCCCCGAAGGTGCGGCCACTCACGGAGGAGGAGTACATACAGCAGGGGAACTATGAGACTCGGAGGGCCCTGGAGGAGCTGAGAACCTTCTGCCACTCCCCCAAATGTGATGCCTGGAAAACCATCTCTAGGCTCCAGTCCCCACAGAG ATTTGCCGAGTTCGTGGAGGGCGGATCACACCTGGATGACGAGGCAATCCTGGCGTACGAAAGCAACCACTTGACTCCGCTGAGGGACGAGGATCTGCTCACCACCGACGAcgaggatgaggtggaggaggagcagcgggGACCAACGTAG
- the LOC123502678 gene encoding protein LLP homolog has translation MAKSLRSKWVRKCKREKRVRYGKKELTSLLTLVEKANKNDVVVRDAVEVVREKAQKLQPAEPEGENTMEATTSGTSEEPVPTLRTLIKKTGAAPKWLHPRRLKKSKNLKKKKSKASSRKDKFLG, from the exons ATGGCCAAGAGTCTCCGCAGCAAGTGGGTGAGGAAGTGCAAGCGAGAGAAGCGTGTGCGTTATGGCAAAAAGGAGCTGACATCACTGCTCACGCTGGTGGAGAAGGCGAACAAGAATGATGTGGTGGTCAGGGATGCtgtggaag tggtgagagaaaaggcACAGAAACTCCAGCCAGCAGAACCAGAGGGGGAGAACACCATGGAAGCGACCACCTCTGGCACCAGCGAGGAGCCAGTGCCAACCCTCCGGACACTCATCAAGAAGACTGGTGCCGCCCCCAAGTGGCTCCACCCAAGAAGGttgaagaagagtaagaacctgaagaagaagaagagcaaagcTAGTTCAAGGAAGGACAAGTTTTTGGGGTAG
- the LOC123502672 gene encoding RIB43A-like with coiled-coils protein 1: MLSPTTTTTATSSSTTTTTTASALPSWVLEEREAAGIRHRRRVLEQRAQRIHGLPRATSIAVDVEGLSQQVKDRQRALEKDQREEEDFMRLAATQDRAAVLLQHREKKAEEARRTDLTKFWREEQRPERRRDADLESHEHLTSALYELKFEGEDLGRGERVKAQRKEAKEWLEQQRREQQYIDQQEKEQERRRQLECAEAAEQARQLAQAEEQCRLAEQLALQRYNLALSEERKATEWEERLARREAEDQEVRNAVFGALLTEEPTVARSSLGPHRIIPHRWKGMSEAERRQILEVRERQVEEKKRQKEQERREEAAWAVIAKQTDKAALLSLHQAHTDARRREEQQAATNTRLATEQRENRDAAAKLASPPLPSQDFYGKFGVHPR; encoded by the exons atgctatccccaaccaccaccaccaccgccacctccagtagcaccaccaccaccaccacagccagcgCCCTGCCGTCCTGGGtgctggaggagagggaggcggcgGGCATCAGACACCGCCGCCGCGTCCTGGAGCAGCGGGCACAAAGGATCCATGGCTTGCCCCGCGCCACTTCTATCGCG GTAGACGTGGAGGGCTTGAGTCAACAGGTGAAGGATCGACAAAGGGCATTGGAGAAggatcagagagaagaggaggacttCATGCGTCTGGCAGCCACGCAGGACCGCGCCGCAGTTCTCTTACAGCATCGCGAGAAGAAG GCGGAGGAGGCGAGGCGGACTGACTTGACGAAATTCTGGCGGGAAGAACAGAGAccagagaggagaagggacgcTGACCTCGAATCTCATGAACACCTTACTTCTGCCCTTTATGAActcaa ATTCGAGGGAGAAGACTTGGGTAGAGGTGAGCGTGTGAAGGCACAGcggaaggaggcgaaggagtgGTTGGAGCAGCAGAGACGAGAGCAGCAGTACATAGATcagcaggagaaggagcaggagag GCGGCGGCAGCTGGAGTGTGCCGAGGCAGCGGAACAAGCGAGGCAGCTGGCACAGGCAGAGGAGCAGTGCCGCCTTGCCGAGCAGCTGGCACTCCAACGCTACAATCTGGCACTG agtgaggagaggaaagctaCTGAGTGGGAGGAAAGACTAGCGCGTCGCGAGGCTGAAGACCAGGAAGTGCGCAATGCAGTCTTCGGAGCCTTGTTGACTGAGGAACCTACAGTGGCGCGCAGCTCACTAGGACCCCACAGGATAATCCCACACAG GTGGAAGGGCATGAGTGAGGCTGAGAGGCGGCAGATCCTGGAGGTGAGAGAGcggcaggtggaggagaaaaag CGGCAGAAGGAGCAGGAGCGGCGGGAGGAGGCGGCGTGGGCGGTGATAGCCAAGCAGACGGACAAGGCAGCGCTGTTGTCACTTCACCAGGCACACACCGACGCCAG GCGTCGCGAGGAGCAGCAGGCGGCCACCAACACCCGCCTGGCCACGGAGCAACGGGAGAACAGAGATGCCGCCGCCAAGCTCGCCTCgccgcccctcccctcccaggACTTCTACGGGAAATTCGGCGTGCATCCCAGATAG
- the LOC123502674 gene encoding nuclear envelope integral membrane protein 1-like isoform X3, with product MDSRRLLYLSFSIIFLSASLTQALDKIPGIDYYRMQAGRELIIVADSKNPLYVFCYHGERKMLTTFFKTIELRVDIVGDNFHHYEGSNATEVKQKHSEASWFTFYPWRQRVFRLELYKESCVGIETASGYKVALRTRWVDFWRVVVLVGSVVLFFTASHLAHNTFFHYTTGISLGVVGSLLIVVYVVARMVPKKSGAVTLMVGGWGLTVYLLQYLWQNFVSIVKEHQAVAVGYVVVAGLVSFAVVYRYGPLTDQRSINLVQWSMQLVALLGIFFSSQYREATLGLVLVMVTYHCVPDKWKAKAQTYWRRRFPPKVRPLTEEEYIQQGNYETRRALEELRTFCHSPKCDAWKTISRLQSPQRYVQFVGGPQRGQSTTTKRERFAEFVEGGSHLDDEAILAYESNHLTPLRDEDLLTTDDEDEVEEEQRGPT from the exons ATGGACTCACGCCGCCTCCTGTACCTCTCTTTTagcattatcttcctctctgcctccctgacTCAAGCCTTGGACAAGATTCCCGGCATAG ATTACTACCGCATGCAGGCTGGGAGGGAGCTGATCATTGTGGCAGACTCCAAGAACCCTCTCTATGTGTTCTGCTACCATGGTGAACGCAAGATGCTCACCACCTTCTTCAAAAccatagag CTTCGTGTGGACATAGTGGGGGACAACTTCCACCACTATGAGGGCAGCAATGCTACTGAGGTGAAGCAGAAACACAGCGAGGCATCCTGGTTCACCTTCTACCCGTGGCGCCAGCGAGTGTTCCGCCTGGAGCTGTACAAGGAGTCGTGTGTGGGTATAGAGACAGCCAGCGGGTACAAGGTGGCTCTCAGGACGCGAT GGGTTGACTTCTggcgtgtggtggtgctggtgggatCTGTGGTGCTGTTTTTCACTGCGTCACACCTGGCACACAACACCTTCTTTCACTACACCACTGGCATCTCCCTGGGTGTGGTGGGCTCGCTTCTCATTGTGGTGTATGTGGTGGCTCGTATGGTGCCCAAG AAGTCCGGAGCAGTGACCCTGATGGTGGGTGGCTGGGGACTCACTGTCTACTTGCTGCAGTACCTCTGGCAGAATTTTGTGTCCATTGTAAAGGAACATCAGGCTGTGGCAGTGG GGTACGTGGTGGTGGCAGGCCTGGTGAGCTTTGCCGTGGTGTACCGGTACGGCCCCCTGACAGACCAGCGCTCCATCAACCTGGTACAGTGGAGCATGCAGCTTGTGGCACTCCTGGGTATCTTCTTCAGTAGCCAGTACCGGGAGGCCACACTGGGCTTGGTGCTGGTCATGGTCACCTATCACTGTGTGCCAGACAAGTGGAAAGCAAAGGCACAGACATACTG GAGGAGACGCTTTCCCCCGAAGGTGCGGCCACTCACGGAGGAGGAGTACATACAGCAGGGGAACTATGAGACTCGGAGGGCCCTGGAGGAGCTGAGAACCTTCTGCCACTCCCCCAAATGTGATGCCTGGAAAACCATCTCTAGGCTCCAGTCCCCACAGAG ATATGTACAGTTTGTTGGGGGTCCTCAAAGGGGGCAGAGTACCACAACTAAGAGGGAAAG ATTTGCCGAGTTCGTGGAGGGCGGATCACACCTGGATGACGAGGCAATCCTGGCGTACGAAAGCAACCACTTGACTCCGCTGAGGGACGAGGATCTGCTCACCACCGACGAcgaggatgaggtggaggaggagcagcgggGACCAACGTAG
- the LOC123502674 gene encoding nuclear envelope integral membrane protein 1-like isoform X4 produces MPGQHPHPREATPSPHQAEAKDYYRMQAGRELIIVADSKNPLYVFCYHGERKMLTTFFKTIELRVDIVGDNFHHYEGSNATEVKQKHSEASWFTFYPWRQRVFRLELYKESCVGIETASGYKVALRTRWVDFWRVVVLVGSVVLFFTASHLAHNTFFHYTTGISLGVVGSLLIVVYVVARMVPKKSGAVTLMVGGWGLTVYLLQYLWQNFVSIVKEHQAVAVGYVVVAGLVSFAVVYRYGPLTDQRSINLVQWSMQLVALLGIFFSSQYREATLGLVLVMVTYHCVPDKWKAKAQTYWRRRFPPKVRPLTEEEYIQQGNYETRRALEELRTFCHSPKCDAWKTISRLQSPQRYVQFVGGPQRGQSTTTKRERFAEFVEGGSHLDDEAILAYESNHLTPLRDEDLLTTDDEDEVEEEQRGPT; encoded by the exons ATGCCTGGCCAGCACCCACACCCACGCGAGGCAACCCCGTCCCCACACCAAGCAGAGGCTAAAG ATTACTACCGCATGCAGGCTGGGAGGGAGCTGATCATTGTGGCAGACTCCAAGAACCCTCTCTATGTGTTCTGCTACCATGGTGAACGCAAGATGCTCACCACCTTCTTCAAAAccatagag CTTCGTGTGGACATAGTGGGGGACAACTTCCACCACTATGAGGGCAGCAATGCTACTGAGGTGAAGCAGAAACACAGCGAGGCATCCTGGTTCACCTTCTACCCGTGGCGCCAGCGAGTGTTCCGCCTGGAGCTGTACAAGGAGTCGTGTGTGGGTATAGAGACAGCCAGCGGGTACAAGGTGGCTCTCAGGACGCGAT GGGTTGACTTCTggcgtgtggtggtgctggtgggatCTGTGGTGCTGTTTTTCACTGCGTCACACCTGGCACACAACACCTTCTTTCACTACACCACTGGCATCTCCCTGGGTGTGGTGGGCTCGCTTCTCATTGTGGTGTATGTGGTGGCTCGTATGGTGCCCAAG AAGTCCGGAGCAGTGACCCTGATGGTGGGTGGCTGGGGACTCACTGTCTACTTGCTGCAGTACCTCTGGCAGAATTTTGTGTCCATTGTAAAGGAACATCAGGCTGTGGCAGTGG GGTACGTGGTGGTGGCAGGCCTGGTGAGCTTTGCCGTGGTGTACCGGTACGGCCCCCTGACAGACCAGCGCTCCATCAACCTGGTACAGTGGAGCATGCAGCTTGTGGCACTCCTGGGTATCTTCTTCAGTAGCCAGTACCGGGAGGCCACACTGGGCTTGGTGCTGGTCATGGTCACCTATCACTGTGTGCCAGACAAGTGGAAAGCAAAGGCACAGACATACTG GAGGAGACGCTTTCCCCCGAAGGTGCGGCCACTCACGGAGGAGGAGTACATACAGCAGGGGAACTATGAGACTCGGAGGGCCCTGGAGGAGCTGAGAACCTTCTGCCACTCCCCCAAATGTGATGCCTGGAAAACCATCTCTAGGCTCCAGTCCCCACAGAG ATATGTACAGTTTGTTGGGGGTCCTCAAAGGGGGCAGAGTACCACAACTAAGAGGGAAAG ATTTGCCGAGTTCGTGGAGGGCGGATCACACCTGGATGACGAGGCAATCCTGGCGTACGAAAGCAACCACTTGACTCCGCTGAGGGACGAGGATCTGCTCACCACCGACGAcgaggatgaggtggaggaggagcagcgggGACCAACGTAG
- the LOC123502676 gene encoding eukaryotic translation initiation factor 3 subunit I-like, with amino-acid sequence MKPIMLQGHERSITQIKFNREGDLLFSASKDPKPNVWYSINGERLGSYDGHSGTVWSIDVKWDSSLFITGSADQTMRIWDVETGTSNTTLEMKTSVRGVSFSYSGTMIAYTTDKMMGHNSELNIIDVREPNNVDSTPIMKTQVTPNNTKALSVLWGPLDEYVVTGHEDGSIIKWDMRTGKKIEIGQEHNKQIKDMQLSHDGMMLITASKDTTARLWDITNLEALKMYKTDRPVNSAAISPLVDTYPHVVMGGGQEAMDVTTTSSRIGKFDARFFHLVFEEEFARVKGHFGPINSICFHPNGRGYASGGEDGYVRVHVFDDAYYQFKFDF; translated from the exons ATG AAGCCCATTATGCTGCAGGGGCACGAACGCTCCATCACACAGATCAAGTTTAACCGAGAGGGCGACCTGCTCTTCTCCGCCTCCAAGGACCCCAAGCCCAATGTGTGGTACTCCATCAATGGCGAGCGGCTCGGCTCCTACGACGGCCACTCGGGGACAGTCTGGTCCATTGACGTCAAGTGGGATAGCTCGCTCTTCATCACGGGATCTGCTGACCAGACTATGAG GATCTGGGACGTGGAGACaggcaccagcaacaccactctGGAAATGAAGACCTCCGTGCGTGGTGTCAGCTTCTCCTACTCCGGCACCATGATTGCCTACACCACCGACAAAATGATGGGCCACAACTCCGAGCTGAATATTATTGACGTGCGGGAACCCAACAATGTCgact CCACGCCAATCATGAAGACACAGGTCACCCCAAACAACACCAAGGCGCTGTCTGTGCTGTGGGGGCCACTGGACGAGTATGTGGTCACTGGACACGAGGACGGCTCCATCATCAAGTGGGACATGCGcactgggaagaag ATTGAGATTGGACAGGAGCACAACAAGCAGATCAAGGACATGCAGCTGAGTCACGACGGCATGATGCTCATCACTGCTAGCAAGGACACCACCGCAAGACTCTGGGACATCACTAACCTGGAGGCACTCAAAATGTACAAGACAGACCGCCCTGTCAACTCAGCCGCCATCTCACCCCTCGTGGACACCTACCCGCATGTGGTGATGGGCGGTGGACAGGAGGCTATggatgtcaccaccacctcctcaagGATCGGGAAATTTGACGCGCGTTTCTTCCACTTGGTGTTTGAGGAGGAATTTGCGAGGGTGAAGGGGCATTTTGGACCCATCAACTCCATCTGCTTCCACCCTAATGGCCGCGGGTATGCCAGTGGTGGAGAGGACGGTTATGTCAGGGTGCATGTGTTTGATGACGCGTATTACCAGTTCAAGTTTGACTTCTAA
- the LOC123502677 gene encoding COMM domain-containing protein 2-like — protein sequence MAPVTLPEDLQANLSLLVTQGTPVVKEFCRLATQYFRQEVKPKVFSSAATKLGVQPSQVEDAVQALVFLLIRCAQISTTTTELHSLSTSLGFTEDAAQVLVDAYTSSEVEVKEYLKSQAVKMPQYKNLEWRFDILVGSRSLRHIAEPLLTLQLSLDAGSESKAGREEETCDKLLLQTDPNNLLHITSVLEDALHEARTHHSRRVQRYLK from the exons ATGGCTCCTGTCACTCTCCCCGAGGACCTGCAGGCCAATCTATCTCTGCTGGTGACGCAGGGGACGCCCGTGGTGAAGGAGTTTTGCCGTCTAGCCACACAGTACTTCCGGCAGGAGGTTAAGCCGAAGGTGTTCAGCTCAGCGGCCACTAAGCTCGGCGTCCAGCCCTCCCAG gtggAGGATGCAGTCCAGGCACTAGTGTTCCTGCTGATCCGCTGTGCCCagatcagcaccaccaccactgagctGCAcagcctctccacctccctggGCTTCACCGAGGATGCTGCCCAGGTCCTCGTCGACGCCTACACCAGCAGTGAGGTGGAGGTCAAGGAGTACCTCAAGTCACAGGCTGTTAAG ATGCCACAGTACAAGAACCTAGAGTGGAGATTTGACATCCTGGTGGGGTCGCGCTCCCTCCGCCACATAGCCGAGCCACTCCTCACACTGCAGCTGTCCCTAGATGCTG GTTCCGAGAGCAAggcggggagggaagaggagacgtGTGACAAGCTCCTCCTGCAGACCGACCCTAACAACCTCCTGCACATCACCTCAGTGCTAGAGGACGCCCTACATGAGGCAAGGACACACCACTCCCGCCGTGTCCAGAGATACCTCAAGTAA